One region of Skermanella mucosa genomic DNA includes:
- a CDS encoding DUF2946 family protein → MAGSRRQAQGRAAGFWVALGAALLLAVQMLLSGMAIGAAAASPERIYGDSLCTGGAASDPDGGQDGGPHLPDCCLAGCAMFGGGTAPPPGDVAVAAPVPARGAASAVPAAGPVLLPLDQTPRRTRAPPAVD, encoded by the coding sequence ATGGCGGGATCGCGGCGACAGGCCCAGGGACGGGCTGCGGGTTTCTGGGTGGCGCTGGGCGCCGCCTTGCTGCTTGCCGTCCAGATGCTGCTGTCCGGCATGGCGATCGGCGCCGCGGCGGCCTCCCCGGAGCGGATCTATGGCGACTCGCTGTGTACGGGGGGTGCGGCTTCCGATCCCGACGGCGGACAGGATGGCGGGCCGCATCTGCCGGACTGCTGCCTCGCCGGCTGCGCGATGTTCGGTGGGGGCACCGCTCCGCCGCCGGGGGATGTCGCGGTCGCCGCCCCGGTCCCGGCGCGCGGGGCGGCTTCGGCGGTTCCGGCGGCCGGCCCCGTCCTGCTTCCGCTCGACCAGACTCCACGCAGGACGCGGGCGCCCCCGGCGGTCGACTGA
- a CDS encoding 3-hydroxyacyl-CoA dehydrogenase/enoyl-CoA hydratase family protein: MEIRSAAVIGAGVMGSGIAAHIANAGIPVFLLDIVPQEVKDGRGNDRSVVARTAIDRMLKTEPAPFMHKRNARLVTPGNIEDDLEKLAGVDWIVEAVVENPAVKADLYARLDAVRKPGSIVSSNTSTIPLKNLVEGRGDGFARDFMITHFFNPPRYMRLLELVAGPDTRPEAVEALSRFADVRLGKGVVRCKDRPGFIANRIGTYWIQAAINQAMDLGLTVEEADAVVGRPMGIPKTGVFGLVDLVGLDLMPYVSRSLLNTLPADDPYRAIHREPELFTRMIAEGYTGRKGKGGFYRLNKAGGGRVKEAIDLATGQYRPSEKPSLESVGAAKQGLRALVEHPDRGGTYARRVLVDLLAYAASLVPEIADDVTSVDQAMRLGYNWKFGPFELIDQLGADWLAGALRDEGKPVPALLEKAAGKGFYRTEGGRLEFLTVDGSYAEVVRPEGVLLLSDIKRGSKPIKRNGSAALWDIGDGVACLEFTGKMNALDGDVMALIQKAIGMIGDGTGEWKALVVHNEGDNFSVGVNLGLALFAVNIALWPQVEQSVQEGQETYKALKYAPFPVVAAPSGMALGGGCEILLHCDAVQAHAETYMGLVEVGVGVIPGWGGCKEMLTRATLNRKRPGGPMPPIAQVFETISMAKVAKSADEARDLMFLRPTDGITMNRDRLLADAKAKALELAENYAPPEPVTLRLPGPTARAALRMAVDGFHQQGKATDHDVVVSGALAEVLSGGDTDITEEVDEDRLLELERESFMKLVRSRATVARIEHMLTTGKPLRN, translated from the coding sequence ATGGAAATCCGCAGCGCCGCCGTGATCGGCGCCGGCGTGATGGGCAGCGGCATCGCCGCGCACATCGCCAATGCCGGCATTCCGGTCTTCCTGCTCGACATCGTGCCGCAGGAGGTCAAGGACGGGCGGGGTAATGATCGCAGTGTGGTCGCCCGCACCGCGATCGACAGGATGCTGAAGACCGAGCCGGCGCCCTTCATGCACAAGCGCAACGCTCGGCTGGTGACGCCCGGCAACATCGAGGACGACCTGGAGAAGCTGGCCGGGGTGGACTGGATCGTCGAGGCCGTGGTCGAGAACCCGGCGGTCAAGGCGGACCTCTATGCCCGGCTGGACGCGGTGCGGAAGCCGGGGTCGATCGTTTCCTCCAACACCTCGACCATCCCGCTGAAGAATTTGGTCGAGGGGCGGGGCGACGGGTTCGCCCGGGACTTCATGATCACCCACTTCTTCAACCCGCCGCGCTATATGCGGCTGCTGGAATTGGTCGCCGGGCCGGACACGCGGCCCGAGGCGGTCGAGGCCCTGAGCCGCTTCGCCGACGTGCGGCTGGGCAAGGGCGTGGTCCGGTGCAAGGACCGGCCGGGCTTCATCGCCAACCGGATCGGGACTTACTGGATCCAGGCCGCGATCAACCAGGCGATGGACCTGGGGCTGACCGTGGAGGAGGCCGACGCCGTCGTGGGGCGGCCCATGGGCATTCCCAAGACGGGCGTGTTCGGGCTGGTCGATCTCGTCGGGCTGGACCTGATGCCCTATGTCAGCCGCTCGCTGCTGAACACCCTGCCGGCGGACGACCCGTACCGGGCGATCCACCGGGAGCCGGAGCTGTTCACCCGCATGATCGCCGAAGGCTATACCGGGCGGAAGGGCAAGGGCGGCTTCTACCGGCTGAACAAGGCTGGCGGCGGCCGGGTGAAGGAGGCGATCGACCTGGCGACGGGGCAGTACCGCCCGTCGGAGAAACCTTCGCTGGAGAGCGTGGGTGCGGCGAAGCAGGGGCTCCGGGCGCTGGTCGAGCATCCGGACCGGGGCGGCACCTATGCCCGCCGGGTGCTGGTGGACCTGCTGGCCTATGCCGCCTCGCTGGTGCCGGAGATCGCAGACGACGTGACCTCGGTCGATCAGGCGATGCGGCTGGGCTACAACTGGAAGTTCGGGCCGTTCGAGCTGATCGACCAGCTGGGGGCGGACTGGCTGGCCGGGGCGCTGAGGGACGAGGGCAAGCCGGTGCCGGCGCTGCTGGAGAAGGCCGCGGGCAAGGGATTCTACCGGACCGAGGGCGGCAGGCTGGAGTTCCTGACGGTGGACGGGAGCTATGCCGAGGTGGTGCGGCCCGAGGGCGTGCTGCTGCTGTCCGACATCAAGCGCGGGTCGAAGCCGATCAAGCGGAACGGTTCGGCCGCGCTGTGGGACATCGGCGACGGGGTCGCGTGCCTGGAGTTCACCGGCAAGATGAACGCGCTGGACGGCGACGTGATGGCGCTGATCCAGAAGGCGATCGGCATGATCGGCGACGGCACGGGCGAGTGGAAGGCGCTGGTCGTCCATAACGAGGGCGACAATTTCTCGGTCGGCGTCAATCTCGGGCTGGCGCTGTTCGCGGTCAACATCGCCCTGTGGCCGCAGGTGGAGCAGTCGGTCCAGGAGGGACAGGAGACCTACAAGGCGCTGAAATACGCCCCCTTCCCCGTGGTCGCGGCGCCGTCGGGCATGGCGCTGGGCGGCGGCTGCGAGATCCTGTTGCATTGCGACGCGGTGCAGGCCCATGCCGAGACCTACATGGGGCTGGTCGAGGTCGGCGTCGGGGTGATCCCCGGCTGGGGCGGCTGCAAGGAGATGCTGACCCGCGCGACCTTGAACAGGAAGCGGCCGGGCGGGCCGATGCCGCCGATCGCCCAGGTGTTCGAGACGATCAGCATGGCCAAGGTGGCGAAGTCGGCGGACGAGGCGCGCGACCTGATGTTCCTGCGCCCGACCGACGGCATCACCATGAACCGCGACCGGCTGCTGGCCGACGCCAAGGCGAAGGCGCTGGAACTGGCGGAGAACTACGCCCCGCCGGAGCCGGTGACGCTGCGGCTGCCGGGGCCGACTGCGCGGGCTGCGTTGCGGATGGCGGTGGACGGGTTCCACCAGCAGGGCAAGGCGACGGACCACGATGTCGTCGTGTCGGGCGCGCTGGCCGAGGTGCTGAGCGGCGGCGACACCGACATCACGGAGGAGGTGGACGAGGACCGGCTGCTGGAGCTGGAGCGCGAGAGCTTCATGAAGCTGGTCCGGAGCCGCGCCACGGTCGCCCGGATCGAACACATGCTGACCACCGGCAAGCCGCTGCGCAACTGA
- a CDS encoding thiolase family protein, translating into MKNVVIAGYVRSPFHFASKGKLARIRPDDLASQVVNGLLKRTGVDPNEIEDIILGCAFPEGEQGFNIAKLVGMLSELPQSVAGTTINRFCGSSMQAIHMAAGAIQMDAGHAFIAGGIESMSRVPMLGFNPMPNPKLAESNPGAYMPMGITAENLAMKFQFTREAQEAFAVESHRKAAAAQESGRFDDEIVAIETPDGIVDKDGCIRADTSAESLKSLKAAFLAEGTVTAGTASPLTDGSSATLVTSEEFARAHGLPVLARIRSIAVSGCDPTIMGYGPVPSTEKALKRAGITVKDLDIVESNEAFAVQALSVAQALGFDGAKVNLDGGALALGHPLGATGARITGKAAQLLKREGGQFALSTQCIGGGQGIATVLEAV; encoded by the coding sequence ATGAAGAACGTGGTCATTGCCGGGTACGTCCGGTCGCCGTTCCACTTCGCCAGCAAGGGCAAGCTGGCCCGCATCCGGCCGGACGATCTGGCGTCCCAGGTGGTCAACGGCCTGCTGAAGAGAACCGGCGTCGATCCGAACGAGATCGAGGACATCATCCTGGGCTGCGCCTTCCCGGAGGGCGAGCAGGGCTTCAATATCGCCAAGCTGGTCGGCATGCTGTCGGAGCTGCCCCAGAGCGTCGCGGGGACCACGATCAACCGCTTCTGCGGCTCGTCCATGCAGGCGATCCACATGGCGGCGGGCGCCATCCAGATGGATGCCGGGCACGCCTTCATCGCCGGCGGAATCGAGAGCATGAGCCGGGTGCCCATGCTGGGCTTCAACCCGATGCCCAACCCGAAGCTGGCCGAGAGCAACCCCGGCGCCTACATGCCCATGGGCATCACCGCCGAGAACCTGGCGATGAAGTTCCAGTTCACCCGCGAGGCCCAGGAGGCCTTCGCCGTGGAGAGCCACCGCAAGGCGGCGGCGGCGCAGGAGTCCGGCCGGTTCGACGACGAGATCGTGGCGATCGAGACGCCCGACGGCATCGTGGACAAGGACGGCTGCATCCGCGCCGACACCAGCGCCGAGAGCCTGAAGTCGCTGAAGGCCGCCTTCCTGGCGGAGGGGACGGTCACGGCGGGCACCGCGAGCCCGCTGACCGACGGATCGTCGGCAACGCTGGTCACGTCGGAGGAGTTCGCCCGCGCCCACGGGCTGCCGGTGCTGGCCCGGATCAGGTCGATCGCCGTGTCCGGCTGCGACCCGACCATCATGGGCTACGGCCCGGTGCCGTCCACCGAGAAGGCGCTGAAGCGGGCCGGCATCACCGTGAAGGACCTGGACATCGTGGAGAGCAACGAGGCCTTCGCGGTGCAGGCCCTGTCGGTGGCGCAGGCGCTGGGCTTCGACGGGGCCAAGGTGAACCTGGACGGCGGCGCGCTGGCGCTGGGCCATCCGCTGGGCGCCACGGGTGCCCGCATCACCGGCAAGGCGGCGCAGCTTCTGAAGCGCGAGGGCGGGCAGTTCGCGCTGTCCACCCAGTGCATCGGCGGCGGTCAGGGCATCGCCACCGTCCTGGAAGCGGTCTGA
- a CDS encoding MerR family transcriptional regulator has protein sequence MLSMIDPPNGSTNARTFSISELAEEFRVTPRTIRFYEDQGLLAPTRDGLNRIYSHRDRARLTLICRGKRLGFSLAEIKDFLDLYDTDDRQIEQMRYALGRGRERIRSLETQLEDVKQTLHELRALERQILDHLDAAGVEPDKKTKK, from the coding sequence ATGCTCAGCATGATCGATCCGCCCAACGGCTCCACCAACGCCCGGACCTTCTCGATCAGCGAGCTGGCGGAGGAGTTCAGGGTGACGCCGCGGACGATCCGGTTCTATGAGGACCAGGGGCTGCTGGCGCCGACGCGGGACGGGCTGAACCGGATCTACAGCCACCGCGACCGGGCGCGGCTGACGCTGATCTGCCGGGGCAAGCGGCTGGGCTTCAGCCTGGCGGAGATCAAGGACTTCCTGGACCTGTACGACACGGACGACAGGCAGATCGAGCAGATGCGCTATGCGCTGGGCCGCGGGCGGGAGCGGATCCGGTCGCTGGAGACCCAGCTGGAGGACGTCAAGCAGACGCTGCACGAGCTGCGCGCGCTGGAGCGCCAGATCCTGGACCACCTGGATGCCGCCGGCGTCGAGCCGGACAAGAAAACCAAGAAGTAA
- a CDS encoding copper chaperone PCu(A)C, translating into MSKSFRAAALAVAVLFSSAGPSAIPAFAHGTKAGPLEIDHPWSRATPGGARVAGGYLAVANTGTEADRLVSATAEIAGRTEIHEMAMKDSIMTMRHLPDGIAVPAGGKVEFKPGSYHLMFMDLKRPLKQGESFAGTLTFEKAGTVEVEFVVEALGASGSAHH; encoded by the coding sequence ATGTCCAAGTCTTTCCGCGCCGCCGCGCTGGCGGTCGCCGTCCTGTTTTCATCCGCCGGCCCTTCCGCGATCCCGGCTTTCGCCCACGGCACCAAGGCGGGTCCTCTGGAGATCGACCATCCCTGGTCCCGCGCCACGCCGGGCGGCGCCCGGGTGGCCGGGGGCTACCTTGCCGTCGCCAACACCGGGACCGAGGCCGACCGGCTGGTTTCCGCCACGGCGGAGATCGCCGGCCGGACGGAGATCCACGAGATGGCGATGAAGGACAGCATCATGACCATGCGCCACCTGCCCGACGGCATCGCCGTGCCGGCCGGGGGCAAGGTCGAGTTCAAGCCCGGGAGCTACCACCTGATGTTCATGGACCTGAAACGGCCCCTGAAGCAGGGCGAGAGCTTCGCCGGTACCCTGACCTTCGAGAAGGCCGGGACGGTCGAGGTCGAGTTCGTGGTGGAGGCCCTGGGGGCGTCGGGATCGGCGCACCACTGA
- a CDS encoding terminase small subunit yields the protein MTQPAAAPTASAYSPLPHRQEAFARHVAAGRSFSQAARLSGYAWNSARQTGSRLMRDPGIAARVVELTAIEDTRRHAELDELVAAAKRVLLDAMEKQQHFAALRAIDQIARLRSLDGPQADTRRAAFNDDPDDAEEAGGPVSSIADPDALFEPPMPPAVAAPVEPAPEDPEKAYAKAVKLQNRRYSKCYDLVMSRHPDIKARLRDAQDVSLYFDSEYRLLPPELWPAGKSPAVPALSPAPAVPAVSPAPAVPAAPKMTNVDLDFGHPKWDFDQALIQKKGSSAMKSRASSRGMMAPKGPAGPQASRRHQRTSTSSSSPVGHRRATGAPVRVLTSE from the coding sequence ATGACCCAGCCCGCCGCCGCCCCGACAGCCTCCGCATACTCCCCCCTCCCGCACCGCCAGGAAGCCTTCGCCCGCCACGTCGCGGCCGGCCGAAGCTTCAGCCAAGCGGCCCGGCTCTCCGGCTATGCGTGGAACAGCGCGCGCCAGACCGGCTCCCGCCTGATGCGGGACCCCGGCATCGCCGCCCGCGTGGTCGAGCTCACCGCCATCGAGGATACCCGCCGCCATGCCGAGCTGGACGAACTGGTCGCGGCGGCCAAGCGGGTGCTGCTCGACGCCATGGAGAAGCAGCAGCATTTCGCGGCCCTGCGCGCGATCGACCAGATCGCCCGCCTGCGCAGCCTGGACGGCCCGCAGGCCGACACCCGCCGCGCCGCCTTCAACGACGATCCCGACGACGCGGAAGAGGCCGGCGGACCCGTCAGCAGCATCGCCGACCCCGACGCCCTGTTCGAGCCGCCGATGCCCCCCGCCGTCGCGGCCCCGGTCGAACCCGCGCCCGAGGACCCGGAGAAGGCGTACGCCAAGGCCGTCAAGCTGCAGAACCGGCGCTACAGCAAATGCTACGACCTGGTCATGTCCAGGCATCCCGACATCAAGGCGAGGCTCCGCGACGCCCAGGACGTGTCGCTCTACTTCGACTCGGAATACCGCCTGCTGCCGCCCGAACTCTGGCCCGCCGGCAAGTCCCCGGCCGTGCCGGCCCTTTCGCCCGCGCCGGCTGTGCCGGCCGTTTCGCCCGCGCCGGCTGTGCCGGCCGCGCCGAAGATGACGAATGTTGACCTCGACTTTGGCCATCCTAAATGGGACTTTGATCAGGCCCTGATCCAGAAGAAGGGTTCCTCGGCGATGAAGTCGAGGGCGTCATCAAGGGGCATGATGGCGCCGAAGGGACCGGCGGGTCCCCAGGCGTCGCGTCGCCACCAGAGGACCTCGACCTCGTCGTCCTCGCCGGTCGGGCACAGGCGGGCGACCGGCGCGCCGGTGCGGGTGCTGACCAGCGAGTAG
- a CDS encoding Zn-dependent hydrolase — MHNLQINAQRLWDSIMETAKIGGTAKGGICRLTLTDLDRQVRDWFVAACEEAGCTVTVDEMGNIFARRPGKDNSLPPIAMGSHLDTQPTGGKFDGVLGVLSGLEVLRTLKDTGYETNAPIEVINWTNEEGSRFAPAMLASGVFAGVFTRDYADGRKDREGKSFGEELDRIGYRGTEKCGDRKLGAFFEIHIEQGPILEDEEKVIGVVTGVQGIRWYEVTVTGFESHAGTTPMHLRRDALVGAARMVEAVNKVALAHPPLAVSTVGLMEVRPNSRNILPGEVFFSIDLRHPDDEVVAAMDAEVREAIGRIAAELKLEAAIEQVWDSPAVKFDPACVGAVSTAAKENGYSHREIVSGAGHDAAYMARVAPTAMIFIPCEKGISHNEVENAEFDHVAAGANVLLRAVLEYDNRDGAGGPAPGTEAA, encoded by the coding sequence ATGCACAACCTTCAGATCAACGCCCAGCGGCTGTGGGACAGCATCATGGAGACGGCGAAGATCGGCGGCACGGCCAAGGGCGGCATCTGCCGGCTGACGCTGACCGACCTGGACCGCCAGGTGCGGGACTGGTTCGTCGCCGCCTGCGAGGAGGCCGGCTGCACCGTCACCGTGGACGAGATGGGCAACATCTTCGCGCGCCGCCCGGGCAAGGACAATTCGCTGCCGCCCATCGCCATGGGCAGCCACCTCGACACCCAGCCGACCGGCGGAAAGTTCGACGGCGTCCTGGGCGTCCTGTCCGGGCTGGAAGTCCTGCGCACGCTGAAGGATACGGGGTACGAAACCAACGCCCCGATCGAGGTGATCAACTGGACCAACGAGGAAGGCTCCCGCTTCGCGCCGGCCATGCTGGCCTCGGGCGTCTTCGCCGGGGTCTTCACCCGCGACTATGCCGACGGCCGCAAGGACCGGGAAGGCAAGAGCTTCGGGGAGGAGCTGGACCGCATCGGCTACCGGGGCACGGAGAAATGCGGCGACCGCAAGCTCGGCGCCTTCTTCGAGATCCATATCGAGCAGGGCCCCATCCTGGAGGACGAGGAGAAGGTGATCGGCGTCGTCACCGGCGTCCAGGGCATCCGCTGGTACGAGGTGACCGTCACCGGGTTCGAGAGCCACGCCGGCACCACGCCCATGCATCTGCGCCGCGACGCGCTGGTCGGTGCCGCCCGGATGGTCGAGGCCGTCAACAAGGTGGCGCTCGCCCACCCGCCGCTGGCGGTCTCCACCGTCGGGCTGATGGAGGTCAGGCCCAACAGCCGCAACATCCTGCCGGGCGAGGTCTTCTTCTCCATCGACCTGCGCCACCCCGACGACGAGGTCGTCGCCGCCATGGATGCCGAGGTCCGCGAGGCGATCGGCCGGATCGCGGCGGAGTTGAAGCTGGAGGCCGCGATCGAGCAGGTCTGGGACTCGCCGGCCGTCAAGTTCGACCCGGCCTGCGTCGGGGCTGTAAGCACCGCCGCGAAGGAGAACGGCTACAGCCACCGGGAGATCGTCTCGGGCGCCGGCCACGACGCCGCCTACATGGCGCGCGTGGCGCCGACCGCCATGATCTTCATCCCGTGCGAGAAGGGCATCAGCCACAACGAGGTCGAGAACGCCGAGTTCGACCATGTCGCCGCCGGCGCCAACGTGCTTCTGCGCGCGGTGCTGGAATACGACAACCGCGACGGCGCCGGCGGCCCGGCCCCCGGTACCGAGGCGGCGTGA
- a CDS encoding IS701 family transposase — protein sequence MDRPDPPLPEAFCRWLAPALAVFSPTCRPQAAALAVGALLALGPRTVAGALRALGLAGRADFATFHRVLSRDVWSGLALARRLTRALVRVFAPLGPVVVGLDHTLERRRGPRVRPAAHYYDPVRSSRGRKVTSRGLRWVSAMLLAEVPFARKVWALPMLSALAPSQAFCQAEGRRYRPVTAWALSLLRLVRRWLPGRAMVAVMDGEFASVGLLRELGRAMTVVTRLRLDARLFDFPAPRPPGRGGRPATKGKAQTKLAKRRHDAGEPWQRFALLVRTGRRHAREAEFISGTALWHHPGEPPVAVRWILVRYPGSKRDPDALACTDLTADPLVILGWFSRRWLMELTYEEARAHLGVETQRQHADKAVFRTTPVLFGLYSLVALHVQAFAGQLDLTPRRAAWYPKTAPTFADALAAVRIALWTDLNFVTALDPGETVQIPRTVYVRLVQAAAYAP from the coding sequence ATGGACCGCCCTGACCCGCCGCTGCCCGAGGCGTTCTGCCGCTGGCTCGCCCCGGCGCTCGCTGTGTTCTCGCCGACCTGCCGGCCCCAGGCCGCCGCGCTGGCGGTCGGCGCCCTGCTGGCGCTTGGCCCGCGCACCGTGGCCGGCGCGCTACGCGCGCTCGGCCTGGCCGGACGGGCCGATTTCGCCACCTTCCACCGGGTGCTCAGCCGCGACGTGTGGTCCGGGCTGGCGCTGGCCCGGCGGCTCACCCGGGCGCTGGTGCGCGTGTTCGCCCCGCTCGGCCCGGTGGTGGTCGGGCTCGACCACACCCTGGAGCGCCGGCGCGGTCCCCGGGTCCGGCCGGCGGCACACTACTACGACCCGGTGCGCTCCTCGCGCGGGCGCAAGGTCACCAGCCGCGGCCTGCGCTGGGTCTCGGCCATGCTGCTGGCCGAGGTGCCGTTCGCCCGCAAGGTCTGGGCGCTGCCGATGCTCAGCGCGCTGGCGCCGAGCCAAGCCTTCTGCCAGGCCGAGGGCCGGCGATACCGGCCGGTCACGGCGTGGGCGCTCAGCCTGCTGCGCCTGGTGCGGCGCTGGCTGCCGGGGCGCGCCATGGTCGCGGTGATGGACGGCGAGTTCGCCTCGGTCGGCCTGCTGCGCGAGTTGGGCCGCGCAATGACCGTGGTGACCCGGCTCCGCCTGGACGCCCGGCTGTTCGACTTCCCGGCCCCGCGCCCGCCCGGCCGGGGCGGTCGGCCCGCCACCAAGGGCAAGGCCCAAACCAAGCTGGCCAAGCGGCGGCACGACGCGGGCGAGCCCTGGCAGCGCTTCGCCCTGCTGGTCCGCACCGGGCGTCGCCACGCGCGGGAGGCGGAGTTCATCTCCGGCACCGCGCTGTGGCACCACCCGGGGGAGCCGCCGGTCGCGGTCCGCTGGATCCTGGTGCGCTATCCCGGGTCCAAGCGCGACCCCGACGCGTTGGCGTGCACCGACTTGACGGCCGACCCGCTGGTCATCCTCGGCTGGTTCTCCAGGCGCTGGCTGATGGAACTCACCTATGAAGAGGCGCGCGCCCACCTCGGCGTCGAGACCCAGCGCCAGCACGCCGACAAGGCGGTGTTCCGCACCACCCCGGTGCTGTTCGGCCTGTACTCGCTGGTCGCGCTCCATGTCCAGGCCTTCGCCGGCCAACTCGACCTGACCCCGCGCCGGGCGGCCTGGTACCCCAAGACCGCCCCGACCTTCGCCGACGCCCTGGCTGCCGTACGCATCGCCCTGTGGACCGACCTGAATTTCGTCACAGCCCTGGATCCCGGCGAAACCGTCCAAATTCCTCGCACCGTCTACGTCAGGCTCGTCCAGGCCGCCGCTTATGCCCCCTGA
- a CDS encoding ABC transporter ATP-binding protein — protein sequence MPASGAVVAEKAGTAARPDPAKDRAPVVEARDLSLVFQTADAPVTALSGIDLTIRRGDFVSLIGPSGCGKTTLMRAVADLVRPTSGTLLVNGGTAGQARLDRAYGYVFQAPALYPWRSIERNIMLPLEIMGMPRAERKERAARYLDLVGLKGFERKFPWQLSGGMQQRVSIARALSFEPALLLMDEPFGALDEITRDNLNVHLLRLWEKTGITVIFVTHSIPEAVFLSSRIVVMSPRPGRILEVIDGDLPRDRDLDVRETPEFLEIAHRVRVALRAGHSYD from the coding sequence ATGCCTGCCTCCGGGGCCGTCGTGGCCGAGAAGGCCGGCACCGCCGCGCGGCCCGACCCCGCCAAGGACCGGGCGCCGGTGGTGGAGGCCAGGGACCTGTCCCTGGTCTTCCAGACCGCCGACGCGCCGGTCACCGCGCTGAGCGGGATCGACCTGACGATCCGGCGGGGCGATTTCGTCTCGCTGATCGGGCCGTCCGGCTGCGGCAAGACCACCCTGATGCGGGCCGTGGCCGACCTCGTCAGGCCGACCTCCGGGACGCTGCTGGTCAACGGCGGCACCGCCGGGCAGGCAAGGCTGGACCGCGCCTACGGCTACGTCTTCCAGGCGCCGGCCCTCTATCCGTGGCGCTCGATCGAGCGCAACATCATGCTGCCGCTGGAGATCATGGGCATGCCCCGGGCCGAGCGGAAGGAGCGGGCGGCGCGCTACCTGGACCTGGTCGGGCTGAAGGGGTTCGAGCGCAAGTTCCCCTGGCAGCTTTCCGGCGGCATGCAGCAGCGGGTGTCGATCGCCCGCGCCCTCAGCTTCGAGCCGGCGCTCCTCCTGATGGACGAGCCGTTCGGCGCCCTGGACGAGATCACCCGCGACAACCTCAACGTCCACCTGCTGCGGCTGTGGGAGAAGACCGGCATCACCGTGATCTTCGTGACCCACTCGATCCCGGAGGCGGTGTTCCTGTCCTCCCGGATCGTCGTGATGTCGCCGCGGCCCGGCCGCATCCTGGAGGTGATCGACGGCGACCTCCCCCGCGACCGCGACCTGGACGTACGGGAAACGCCCGAATTCCTGGAGATCGCCCACCGCGTCCGCGTCGCCCTGCGGGCGGGCCACAGCTATGACTGA
- a CDS encoding DUF4142 domain-containing protein yields the protein MNYLLSATSTSAGQIAIGTLAAEHARDERVRDLARRILAHHSETGEELAGLAGSNGVEPVREIDPVTQRSIDWLRSLDGAAFDAVYVGIQEPALYTAGWIYRREARHGTDPAVRSAAAGEVDANEAFREQAGRLAEELGGGLPEGQLEGLAPEDRMFLVYAMNVELSQVRLGEMAAEKAVTEPVRAFARRMVEEHGRSGEQFRQAAGANGVAPLETVGPVQRRTRDRLEGLSGPAFDREYIMSQVIHHYEWFYRYEHASIHGRDPAVRELAAKGAKSGKAHHDSVLAIVSDWGDGEIGAAAGHGDGEARR from the coding sequence GTGAACTACCTTCTTTCGGCGACGTCCACCAGCGCCGGCCAGATCGCGATCGGCACGCTCGCCGCGGAACATGCCCGGGACGAGCGGGTGCGCGACCTTGCCCGCCGGATCCTCGCCCATCATTCGGAGACCGGTGAAGAGCTGGCCGGCCTTGCCGGAAGCAACGGTGTCGAGCCCGTGCGGGAAATCGATCCGGTTACGCAACGGTCGATCGACTGGCTTCGGAGCCTGGACGGCGCCGCTTTCGACGCCGTGTATGTGGGCATTCAGGAACCGGCTCTCTATACCGCGGGCTGGATCTACCGGCGGGAGGCGCGGCACGGCACCGATCCCGCGGTGCGGAGTGCCGCCGCCGGGGAGGTCGATGCCAACGAGGCTTTCCGGGAGCAGGCCGGGCGGCTCGCCGAGGAACTGGGGGGCGGCCTGCCGGAGGGCCAGTTGGAAGGGTTGGCGCCGGAGGATCGGATGTTCCTGGTCTATGCCATGAACGTCGAACTGTCGCAGGTGCGCCTGGGCGAAATGGCGGCGGAGAAAGCCGTGACGGAACCGGTCCGCGCGTTCGCGCGCCGCATGGTCGAGGAACATGGCCGCTCGGGCGAGCAGTTCCGGCAGGCCGCCGGCGCCAATGGCGTGGCGCCGCTGGAGACGGTCGGGCCGGTCCAGCGGCGGACGCGCGATCGGCTGGAGGGGCTGTCCGGCCCGGCGTTCGACCGGGAATACATCATGTCCCAGGTGATCCATCATTACGAATGGTTCTATCGCTACGAGCATGCGTCGATCCACGGACGCGATCCCGCGGTGCGCGAGCTGGCGGCGAAGGGTGCCAAGTCGGGGAAGGCCCATCACGACTCGGTCCTGGCGATCGTCTCGGACTGGGGAGACGGCGAAATCGGCGCCGCCGCCGGGCATGGGGACGGAGAGGCGCGCCGGTGA